A genomic segment from Neodiprion lecontei isolate iyNeoLeco1 chromosome 1, iyNeoLeco1.1, whole genome shotgun sequence encodes:
- the LOC107219410 gene encoding Ig-like and fibronectin type-III domain-containing protein 1 isoform X3, giving the protein MLQGNTNPINVLLIVLVIVASTLASTGMPSIRDSITHPVHVYEGDDALITCVVRNIGDNVVMWKKEDRPKHSRRILTAGDSRVTGDRRVSVIHDSATSGETEIPTGGDVWVLAIKNARPADSGLYVCEVNSDPVLRSFHKLSVLSRALLPPENATDVTLYSTQKEVYAKSHNYTTCCQSENVNASCLGFCSIQSILEGNTGQDPENCEADFPSIVKCMADGRNHVPCCIQESVPDICQDVCRGDYTVITENVKTHFSCSAYTEKTLACIVEGIKLLPSPPTLLNVESLTDKSLRVTWSPPDANRESVTEYLVNVTALRHFDEHPSDIDSTGTLPTENVTMLVKVRGNVLSTVVTDLKPFTMYEVRVVSLNIHGSSLPSYAVRTLTFSPGRMKPTTVVDTPRLPDTRGCCVSRGVTDPGCVEKLCDPSSIDHAEIHNLMICAPWAPDTFACLSDGIDHTPCCKARGLPDICQPFCSGNVTVINFNHFRCLSYMMVYKNCLLDGYGVLPSAPTSIQISNIDTDFAILQWSPPKTLGDTVKGYNVYYRELTDDYSTAIYEEHLDVYSPTILTNLTHDTDYEVYVEARNTHGVGDPSARIIFRTQSKVLVDKEEEASYYNITSCCVETNLNSICMPLCTYDASMSDIRALASVCDSDFHKILKCAAGGRNHNDCCSRRGVPAGCMTLCSGVIVDSLISTATSCIPFIGNIVQCLEEGVDTLPGPISELHATEITDSSVKLDWEPPTDGSNVTDYIVYYQKVDNTSMHETVSKLDHQINVTETSAAITGLENHKLYQMFVVSRNKHGTSLPTSILMINITSIEIDDKGVHAVTSPPHSLAVSGHSATWVTISWQPPEFSHPSENLTYELLYKSTADQQFQHIQTSITSHRIQNLIPNTQYIVFVTAHGKKGTSLPSETLIAWTDPAYPAYVEPPTVHPINLVVEGSSMTILCIAMGTPMPTISLYISGRLVYQETTRHMVTVVNNVTRDMDQISCYADNGYGTPMQASRKISISHVPHVTASVITVAALGDSVVLECKVEAYPEPKMLFWRDKSGRIPVIQGGKYNIHVQPSKDTETEYVMQLTINKISEMDEGDYFCHAENAFGSGTQPVSVRIRNVAATNNVTQCCIEQNVTSGCMEACSFYLDIDAVIDKPQCINDFDKLMKCAADGSDHRSCCAKWDVPRRCLDWCRGEPLLNNKFCVLSYTRPIMSCFQEGRDRLPGPPQAISVDVLDPHTVNVHWTPPVKNPHTVEVYRVFWRPKGATKGNTTKNDTKTTNLVISGLKEGVIYECVVKAGNHLGTSTLSEQVEFITGDKYVTSALGDSGSHVGTVIGIILAVVFVACIVVAGVWFVRTKRLNAKGQGGVAFENPSYLREVNMDHIQDQSQVNGIATSFS; this is encoded by the exons GCATGCCGAGCATACGGGACAGCATAACACATCCGGTTCACGTCTACGAGGGTGACGACGCCTTGATCACCTGCGTGGTGAGAAATATCGGTGACAACGTCGTCATGTGGAAGAAGGAAGACAGGCCGAAACACAGTCGCCGAATTCTGACGGCCGGCGATTCCCGGGTCACTGGCGATCGGAGGGTTTCCGTCATCCACGATTCTG CTACTTCAGGCGAGACCGAAATCCCAACCG GAGGTGATGTGTGGGTGCTAGCTATCAAGAACGCCAGGCCTGCTGACTCTGGTCTCTATGTTTGCGAGGTCAACTCGGATCCCGTATTGCGCTCCTTCCATAAACTGAGCG TGCTCTCCAGGGCGCTTTTACCACCGGAAAACGCAACGGATGTGACCCTGTACTCGACGCAGAAGGAGGTTTACGCAAAAAGTCACAACTACACGACATGCTGTCAGAGCGAAAACGTCAACGCTAGTTGTCTTGGCTTTTGCAGTATTCAGAGTATTCTGGAAGGAAACACCGGCCAAGACCCGGAAAATTGCGAGGCCGACTTTCCATCCATCGTAAAATGCATGGCAG ACGGACGCAACCACGTGCCATGCTGCATCCAGGAATCGGTGCCCGACATCTGCCAGGACGTCTGTCGTGGCGACTACACGGTCATCACGGAAAATGTTAAAACGCACTTCTCCTGTTCAGCCTACACCGAAAAAACACTCGCCTGCATCGTTGAAGGAATAA AATTACTACCGTCTCCACCGACGCTTCTTAACGTGGAATCGCTCACTGACAAGTCATTGCGGGTAACTTGGTCACCGCCGGATGCAAACAGGGAATCGGTCACCGAATATCTCGTTAACGTCACGGCTCTTCGACACTTTGACGAACATCCCAGTGACATCGATTCAACCGGAACTCTGCCGACGG AAAACGTGACGATGCTGGTCAAGGTCCGTGGAAACGTACTGTCGACTGTGGTTACTGACCTGAAACCATTTACCATGTATGAGGTTCGCGTCGTCTCCCTAAATATTCACGGAAGCAGTCTTCCCAGCTACGCGGTCAGAACGCTCACCTTTTCTCCTGGACGAATGAAGCCTACCACCGTTGTCGACACTCCCCGTCTCCCGGATACCCGTGGCTGCTGCGTCAGCAGGGGGGTCACTGATCCTGG CTGCGTCGAGAAGCTCTGCGATCCGTCCTCGATCGACCATGCAGAAATTCATAACTTAATGATCTGTGCTCCGTGGGCTCCCGATACTTTTGCTTGTCTGAGTGACGGAATCGATCATACGCCGTGTTGTAAAGCTCGTGGATTACCTGACATCTGCCAACCATTCTGCAGCGGCAACGTGActgtaattaatttcaatcacTTCAG ATGCTTGAGTTACATGATGGTATACAAGAACTGCTTGTTGGATGGTTACGGTGTCCTTCCGTCCGCCCCCACCAGTATTCAGATCTCCAACATCGACACAGACTTTGCAATCCTGCAGTGGTCACCTCCGAAAACGCTCGGTGATACGGTCAAAGGCTACAACGTATACTACAGGGAGCTAACTGACGACTATTCTACAGCTATATACGAAGAACACTTGGATGTATACAGTCCTACAATATTAACCAATTTAACCCATGACACTGACTACGAAGTTTACGTAGAGGCACGAAATACACACGGAGTCGGCGACCCGTCAGCGAGAATAATCTTCAGAACTCAGAGCAAG GTCCTTGTCGATAAGGAAGAAGAGGCTTCTTATTACAACATCACATCATGTTGCGTGGAGACGAACCTGAACAGTATTTGTATGCCTTTGTGCACCTACGATGCTTCCATGTCCGATATTCGAGCACTGGCGTCTGTGTGCGATTCCGATTTCCATAAAATACTGAAATGTGCAGCTGGAGGTAGAAATCACAACGATTGTTGCAGTCGTCGCGGAGTCCCTGCAGGATGCATGACTCTTTGCAGCGGAGTCATTGTCGATAGCCTCATCAGTACTGCTACAAGTTGTATTCCATTTATTGGCAACATTGTTCAGTGTCTTGAGGAAG GCGTCGATACATTACCGGGTCCCATTTCTGAGCTGCACGCTACTGAAATCACAGACAGTTCAGTAAAATTGGATTGGGAACCGCCAACCGACGGATCAAACGTTACCGATTACATAGTATACTATCAAAAAGTTGACAATACCTCGATGCACGAGACGGTCAGCAAGCTCGATCAT caAATAAACGTTACCGAAACATCCGCCGCCATTACCGGCTTAGAAAATCATAAGTTATACCAAATGTTTGTTGTGTCTCGTAACAAACACGGGACTTCCTTGCCGACTTCTATTTTAATGATCAACATAACGAGTATCG AAATTGACGACAAAGGCGTTCACGCTGTTACGTCACCGCCGCATTCTCTCGCCGTTTCGGGGCACAGTGCAACCTGGGTAACAATTTCTTGGCAGCCGCCAGAGTTCTCACATCCTTCGGAAAATCTGACGTACGAGTTATTGTACAAAAGTACAGCCGATCAACAGTTCCAGCACATTCAAACGTCCATCACATCACACAGAATTCAGAATCTGATACCGAATACACAATACATTGTCTTCGTAACCGCCCATGGTAAGAAGGGTACCAGCCTACCTAGCGAGACGCTCATTGCATGGACAGATCCGGCATATCCCGCGTATGTCGAG CCACCGACTGTTCATCCGATCAACCTCGTTGTAGAAGGCAGCAGCATGACCATTTTGTGCATTGCGATGGGTACGCCAATGCCGACAATCAGCTTATACATTAGCGGGCGACTTGTCTATCAAGAAACGACGAGGCATATGGTTACTGTTGTGAACAACGTAACACGAGATATGGATCAAATTAGTTGTTATGCAGACAACGGTTACGGTACACCCATGCAGGCtagcagaaaaatttcaatcagtc atgtaccgcacGTAACTGCATCCGTCATAACAGTGGCCGCTTTGGGTGATTCCGTGGTATTGGAATGCAAAGTCGAAGCATATCCAGAACCCAAGATGCTATTCTGGCGAGATAAGAGTGGTCGCATTCCCGTCATTCAAGGTGGGAAGTACAACATCCACGTTCAGCCAAGTAAAGAT ACGGAGACTGAGTACGTGATGCAATTAACCATCAATAAGATATCCGAAATGGACGAGGGCGATTACTTTTGCCACGCGGAAAATGCGTTCGGAAGTGGCACGCAGCCCGTGAGTGTCCGGATCAGGAACGTTGCCGCGACTAATAACGTTACGCAGTGTTGTATCGAACAGAACGTAACCAGTGGTTGCATGGAAGCGTGCAGCTTTTATTTAGACATAGACGCGGTCATCGACAAGCCGCAGTGTATCAACGACTTTGACAAGCTCATGAAATGCGCCGCCG ACGGATCCGATCACAGATCCTGCTGTGCAAAGTGGGATGTGCCTCGACGCTGCCTGGACTGGTGCCGCGGAGAGCCGCTACTCAACAACAAATTCTGCGTTTTGTCCTACACAAGACCTATAATGAGCTGTTTCCAAGAAGGGCGAGACCGTTTACCGGGTCCACCACAAGCAATCAGTGTAGACGTTCTAGATCCTCATACCGTAAATGTTCATTGGACACCGCCCGTCAAAAATCCACATACGGTGGAAGTGTACAG AGTATTTTGGCGCCCCAAGGGAGCAACAAAGGGTAACACCACTAAGAATGATACGAAAACGACGAACTTAGTGATCTCAGGATTAAAAGAAGGTGTAATATACGAATGCGTGGTTAAAGCTGGTAATCACTTGGGTACGAGTACCCTTTCTGAACAGGTGGAGTTCATCACTGGGGACAAATACGTAACGTCCGCACTCGGAG ATTCTGGATCTCACGTGGGAACAGTCATCGGAATTATATTGGCTGTTGTTTTCGTGGCTTGTATTGTCGTCGCTGGTGTTTGGTTCGTTAGAACGAAACGACTGAATGCTAAAGGGCAAGGTGGTGTCGCATTTGAAAACCCGAGTTACCTCAGAGAAGTGAACATGGATCATATCCAAGATCAATCACAGGTCAACGGCATCGCGACTTCG TTTTCATAA